The region ATATTGCACCTGCCATTACCTGTGGCTAGTATTTTTTTGCCAATCCTATCATTTCCCTCTAGGATTACAGGATTAAAGCCACAGTCCTTAGCAGTTATAGCGGCCATCATCCCAGAAGCTCCGCCTCCGATTATTATAATATCCATGAAATCTCTCCTTTTATGTAGAAAGTACAATATATATTATAATATAGTTTAACAAATAAATTATTATTTAACAATTTTAAATATAAAAAAAGGTTTTAGAAGAGATTCACATCCAATCTAAAGCCTTTTTTATTAAGCTGCAGCAGTATCATTTTTTTTATCAATATATTTTGCTTTTAAATTTTTGCCTAATTTACCTATTAGAGTACCGCATACTAAAGTTATTACTGCAAATAACATTAGTATATTGAAATCTTGCAGATATACTTTTGAATTTATTCCGCTTATAACCATTCTTGTTGTATTTACAGTATAGGTCATTGGAATAAATTTTCCTACTATACGGTAGAATGGGTATGCTGTTTCTATAGGGAAGGTACCTGCACATGATGACAACTGTACTATTAACAGTACAAAGCATATTGGTACCGATCCAATTCCAAAAGCTTGTGAAAGTCCAAACATAACACTATAGTAAACACATGCTGTAAATATATTATTTAAATATAATCCGGCTGGATTTACACTTGATGTAAGTCCTAATCCAACTCTTAAGAAAAGAGTCAACATGAAAGCTTGAATTGTTACTAGGATAATACCTAGAGTGTATTTTGCAATAGGACTGTTATTGAATCTTTTCTTAAACAAATCAAGCATGTCTGATATTGAAACTACAGCATTTACAAACAGTGCACCAAGCCATAATGAAAGTGATGCGAAATAAGGGGCAAGACCTTCACCGTAGTTTTTAACAGGGTTTATAGAATTATCTTTTAAGTTTACAGGTGATGATAAAAATTTACTGAATTTACTTGAAGAAAATTTCAAGTTTTTATTCATATCATTGTATGAACTATTTAAAGCATCATTGAATTTGTTATTACCATCGTTTAGTGTGCTTATTCCATTATTTAATTGTGTTGAACCATCTGCAAGGGTATTTATACCTGAATTAAGACGGTTTGAACCATCGCTGAGTTTTACTATGCCTCCTGACAACTCATTGAACTTATCTACCATTGAAGGTACTTGAGCTATCAAATTGTTTGCCATGGTAACATTACCATCATTTAAATAATCTTTTGCAACTCCTAATAATTTTTGATTGTCGTTAACTTCACTTTTTAATTTCGAAAGTTTATCCAGAGTTTCAGGCGCATTTTTTAACTGAGACTGAACAGTTGGATTGTTAAGTGCAGCGCTCATTGAATCTATTGCACCTGCAGATGCTTTAGTGTCATTCTGAAGTTGAATGATTTTATTAGTATCCAAACCATTTTTAGCTACTAATGAGTTAATTTCAGCTAAATTGTTTTGATTATCATTAAGATCTTTTTGAAGTTTGGCAATAGATGATTGTGCACTTTGTATATTTGAATCTTTTAAAACTTGTTGAGCAGTAGCTATTTGGTCTAACATACCATTAGCGCTGTTAACAGCAGCACTAATATTATTAGAAGATAATTCTGCTTTAAGCTTTGCCATCTTAGTTTGAGTATCAGGTGAAGTCAAAGTTTTTAATAAAGCTATATTATTTGGTGAAAGAGCATTTTGAATACCTGAACTTGCAATAGTATTACTATCAGTATTTATAGTTTTTACAGTATTAATCATTGAATCTGTTGTTTGATTCATTTTATCTGGTGTTAAACCAGCAGAGTTTAGTTGCTGCATTTTATTACTATATGGATCCATAACTTTAGATTGTATGTCAGCAATTTTTTGTTCAGGAGTCTCTCCTGAGGATAATATTTGATTAATACCTTGATATCCAGAAGCCATGATATTTTGAACACTTTTTTCTGTATTTAAAAAATTAACTAGATTTGTACCATTAGTGCCACTGAAAGTATTAGTATTACTTAGAAGATCATTTAATGCCATCATATCATTTGGATTATTTAAAAATTTATTTAATGAGTTCATGGATTGTGGAT is a window of Clostridium pasteurianum DNA encoding:
- a CDS encoding YhgE/Pip family protein, coding for MRMKIIEKLKDEKFLLKVIAIFTVAVIFIPTLYSFTFLGAFWDPYARLNKISSIAFVNLDKPVYKNGKEYNVGQQLKDKLKDNNDFKWKFVDYNTAKNGVENTSYYAMIVVPKDFSKKISNSIVDGEFKKPNLIYEGNAGRNYIFSLLTKKGAEAIESKVEQSITEETSKVLIDDLYDVKKSTKTAADSSKQLADGSNKLLNGSKQILDGITNNNIGVDGMPLGLQNGSKQISNGLYDAKTGVLSAQGAVSQIEPKLNSYKGLFSLLTVQNMNSLKSMANDANNLNNSTNAVDLLGIKRTLNGINPSYITAATNTVNTFNSMDLNGLSKIDFVKLNTFKTDIQNAYPMIASLSNDYNKLQPMTNTVQGIKVDQLRKHLNDISNDSQALSAVINSVDPQSMNSLNKFLNNPNDMMALNDLLSNTNTFSGTNGTNLVNFLNTEKSVQNIMASGYQGINQILSSGETPEQKIADIQSKVMDPYSNKMQQLNSAGLTPDKMNQTTDSMINTVKTINTDSNTIASSGIQNALSPNNIALLKTLTSPDTQTKMAKLKAELSSNNISAAVNSANGMLDQIATAQQVLKDSNIQSAQSSIAKLQKDLNDNQNNLAEINSLVAKNGLDTNKIIQLQNDTKASAGAIDSMSAALNNPTVQSQLKNAPETLDKLSKLKSEVNDNQKLLGVAKDYLNDGNVTMANNLIAQVPSMVDKFNELSGGIVKLSDGSNRLNSGINTLADGSTQLNNGISTLNDGNNKFNDALNSSYNDMNKNLKFSSSKFSKFLSSPVNLKDNSINPVKNYGEGLAPYFASLSLWLGALFVNAVVSISDMLDLFKKRFNNSPIAKYTLGIILVTIQAFMLTLFLRVGLGLTSSVNPAGLYLNNIFTACVYYSVMFGLSQAFGIGSVPICFVLLIVQLSSCAGTFPIETAYPFYRIVGKFIPMTYTVNTTRMVISGINSKVYLQDFNILMLFAVITLVCGTLIGKLGKNLKAKYIDKKNDTAAA